The Synchiropus splendidus isolate RoL2022-P1 chromosome 5, RoL_Sspl_1.0, whole genome shotgun sequence DNA window AACAGACGGCAGAGCAGAGAGATAAGGATTTGAATCATCAATCTGATTAAAGAAAAATCTGTTAACCACTGCCTAGACCTCGAGCCTACAAGCACAATCTTCTGGTCAAACCTGCAGAATACAAACCCTCAAAGccaacatgtttattttttgttctttccaaAAGCATTAGTTAAAATCAACATCTTCCATCCAAGCTGAATCAATTTCATCTTTGTACATTGCAGGCAACCAAGTAGTGAAAGTGTGGCTCAGACGCCTCAGCTTCTGCGACGGTACCCCCTTGAAGACCATCATGATTTTCCGCTGCCACCGGACGTGGTATTCTTCTGCCAACCAGAGGGCTGCCTTAGCATACGGCAACGACGGGTTAGCCTTCGCGACGACTCCTCATTCGTTTTCACGTTGACCGACAAAGACTCCGGGATCACTCGCTATGGAATCTGCGTCAACTTCTACCGATCATTCCAGCGTGGGCATCACAGGTCCCGTGCAGACAAGAGTGGACACACTGAAGCGTCGACACAGGGAGGTGATACCATAAGCGTGGGTTCTGATAACAGTAGTGGAGGACCGTCGTCCACTTTATCGCCAGCGAAAAACACAGAAGCAACCCATCATGTGTCCGGGGAAGGTGGCGGACAATCTGCTCCAGATTCAAACATAGGAAAATCTCCACAGCACAGACGCAGTGCTGCGAAGATGGCTGCCAGGAATCGCAACAGCACATTGACGTCATTGTGCATTTTAAGCCACTACCCTTTCTTCTCCACCTTCAGAGAGTGTCTATATATTCTCAAGAGACTGGTAGACTGTTGCAGTCAACGGTTAACACAGCGTGCAGGCCTTCCCCGTGCCACCCAGAGGTATGTGTTCCACTGAAATGATTGTGATTTCTATCCTTTAATTTATGCATGTATTTgtacaagtattttttttctttgtttctaacTGCTTAAGGACATTCACTTGAGTGGCTCGTGTGATTACTATTCAGGCTAACCAAAGTGTTAATTTCGCTGCCACTTTACACTGTAATAAGCCCTGTAATGACTGCTGTGATCTTCGAGTGCTTTGTCTCCATTGGTCCATTTATAGTCCAGCATAATCAtggctttttcttttcaaggtcACATGTTTTCAATTGCGTAATCAGCCTCAGTATTTTTCTCAGTTTGAATATGCACTCATGAGAACTGCCTTTGAGGTACTGACAGAGGGGAGTTTGGTTTGGAGCTTTAGAGCTGAATTGTTTTGCCCTGTCTACATTGAGTTCTGATATTTCCTCTGGTGAAGTGACCATTTGGTGGGTGGGATGAGGGTCAAATTATTTAATCATGGTTCTCGTTTGACGTTCACTGTGTACATGTGTGACTAAGGGCCCACCATATGTGGGCGCAATAACGTActctgaacacacacaatatTTAGCTGCATGTAGAAACCTGATGAATTTAACTGTACTCTcacttacttttactttttacatCCAAGATAACATTAGATATTTTTTTCGGCTTTAGGAGATTATAACAGTTACATCAATGAGACAACTGCAGGCTATATGTCTTGACACAACTTATTTTGTATGAAAGGATTTTGAAACAAGAGGTGTAATTGAAGCCTTTTTGTATTTGTCTTTATCCCTTTTTAGGGATACCATGTGGCGAATCTTCACAGGTGCACTGTCAGTGGAGGAAAAAGGCAGTCAGTTGCTGGCAGACTTGCGAGAGATTGAGTCCTGGGTCTATAGGTTGTTGCGGTCACCAGTTCCCATCCCTGGACAGAGACGCGTGGATGTGGAGGTGCTACCTACCGATCTGAAGCTATCTCTGACTTTTGCTTTGCCTGACAACTCGCGCTTTTCAATGGTGGACTTTCCCCTGCACCTGCCCTTGGAGCTGCTGGGTGTGGACGCCTGTCTTCAGGTTCTCAGCTGTGTCCTGTTAGAGCACAAGGTAAGAACAGATGTGCCTATGTGCACAATGTCTTTGACCtacattgcttttgttttggccaTTAGCTAGAATGTCACCAATTAAGTGATAAACAGagcttgaaataaacaaataatgttttGGCTACTTGTTATAAATGTGCACTGTTGAGTGTTATTGGAGCACATATCCACATACAAATGAGGACAACCAAGCTTTAGTTATGATATTGGAATTAGCTTGGGAAGAGATGGGATGGACAAGACTACATCCATTATGTCAAAAGCATTTAGTGGTGTGGTATGAAGTGACCTTTGTCTGAAGGACATTTTAATGGAGTGTGGTCATTGGCAACAATTGAGCTTTTAGAGGTGACAAGATAATAAATTATAGCTCTATTTGTCTATTTAATTGCTCTGTGGAATATTAAAACATTGAGCTCCCTGCAAGGTCTGTGCAGAGATGAACTGCATTAAAGATGCTTGTTGGGTGTAATGGTAAATTATCAACCTTAATTCTGAGTTTAAGTATTTAATTACTCCTTCAATCTTGGTAAACAGCACTTAAGGACTGAATTGTCATGTTCTTTGATGCCATTGTTAGATGCTTCTTTAATGTATTTTCAGGTTATTCTTCAATCCAGAGATTACAATGCTTTGTCGATGAGTGTTATGGCCTTCGTTGCTATGATATACCCCCTGGAGTACATGTTCCCTGTCATCCCTCTGTTGCCAACATGCATGGCATCCGCAGAACAGGTAGGACTTGCAGAAGAATTACTTTTAAAATTGTACAGTTTGATGcaatttatgtgtttttttaatgtgttgtgagggttggttttgtttgttttgttttgtattttgaggAATGAGTTCAAACAACCAGAATACATCATGTATTGAAGAAATtaagttttttttatctggcCCTTATCGTGTTGACATAATGGCCGTTGTCTGTGTTGCAAATGTTTGCCTTCATAGTTCTTAATTTGAACTCGGTTTTAAACCCTCTCTTAACTGTAACATAAAGTGCTTTTTGTGGTGCTTTTGCCAGGTAATGAGTATGTGTATCACGTTATAACATCATAATCTTTTTTCGAACATTTCATGCTCAGGTTTGTAAGTGTAATGTTCTTGAGAAATTACTTGACAAGCTAATATTGAACAAAACTTTTCAAACCCATGGTGTTTGTGAGTGCATGCAGTTGCTATATTTCTGCCATCCTCTTATgactaaacatttttttgtcctcatAGCTGCTTCTAGCACCAACTCCATACATCATCGGTGTTCCTGCTAGCTTCTTCCTTTACAAATCTGACTTTAAAATGCCAGATGACATATGGCTTGTTGACCTGGACAGCAGTAAGGTTAGTATAGCTCTTCagtgttctttaaaaaaaaaaggaaatatgtaATAATGATTGACAATTTTGGGTGGAAATAATGTTTGAAAATGCACCCCCAATCTTCCAGGTTATCGCACCGACAAATGCAGAGATTTTGCCTCCTCTCCCGGAGCCCGAAGCACTCGAGCTCAAGAAGCATTTAAAACAGGTATAACAAGCTCACTTAAAGTTATCTTCCTTTCATCAGTAGACAAATCTACAGTTCATTTATTTCTTGCATACAGTGTTAAACTTCTCTTTCAGCTCTGAAGAGTAGAGACTTTCTACTTCCAAAAAGTTGTATGTACTGTAGCTGGTGTGAAAGAATTGGCAAGGAGTTTTGAAGTGCACTAACGTGGaaatgcatttcttttcttttctttcttctttttcttgcaTGCTTTAGCTGTTGGAGgtaaaacaaaactgtagaAAAATACTGCCAAGTTTTGCTGAGGCAGTGGTGGCTGGCTTGTTTCTCCTTCCCTCCTTATCTAACTTTGTATCAGAACCAGCTTCTGATTACTATAATGCCACTTTTATCCTTGCTTCTTTATTGTCCCAGTAGATATTTATACCTGTAGACTGATCACGTGCTGATGATGTTTGATATGTGTGCTCATTGGCAAGGATGGAACTGTTGTGAGTGGAGTCTCCCTCTTTGTTATTCCTTCACGTCTTTTTTACTACTCAAAATAAGTCACTTTGCCTATGCATTGGCttattcaaatataaatattattggCCCTTCTGTAACACAGAAGAACCTGCTTAAGTCCTTGTGTTATGCATGTAAGGGTAATAAACAAATGTTGCTTAGTTGCGTTTTCACAACTTATTTTAATGTTCACCGCTCTATAATATGCAAAGGCACTAAAAGATTTAACAAGCTGTGTCTGCATTCGACACATTTCcccttgtctttgtttcctggaaGCGTGTATGAAGCTATGGTTTCGCAATAACCTTTGGTAAACGGGCTTGTGTTATCTATGTTTTTCTCCCTTTTGAGTGATGGAGATCAATTGAAGGTTTAATTGTGATTCTGGAATATCAAAGCACTGTGATGTGGATGTGAAGGCCATTAAAATACTTGCACCTAATCTTTGAAATAAATGGGTTCACTGAACCATGTATAAAGATGTACAATATATGATAACATCAAATTTAACACTATTGTGTATTGTTTAATTAAGACTATTAATGGATACTTCATTAATCCACccttatataaataaaacaagctgAAGTTTGTGAAGTCTAGCCTAACATCTCCTTCAAATTTATGCAATTTCAACTCTTCAGCAATCGTGTATTATCCAtctttatatattgttttttactAACctgatttatttcatgttttaataacaatgttcacttgtgtttttgttgacacGTGCAAGTATTTTATCAATGATGTCTCAAAGATCTGCTCTGTCCTACCACCACATTTCCcattttgtctctctgtgttgGTTGGTGGGTTTTAGTGGCTTGACGCTGTAGCTGTTTTTGcctatatttttcattttgttttcaccctTTTATCCTTACAACCTTTCTAACACTCAGCTACcaattttcttttctcctttattcggtaaattaaattaaatatctaCAAAGCAGTGTCTGACTTACGTGATTGTACCCAATTAAGGTGAAAGCTCTGTTTAAAGGAGATacagaaaatgaagagaaaggttgtgtctgtttttcatttattagtgCTGTTCCAGTGTCAGTCATGAAGTCTCATCCCTAGCTTTCTTCATGTGATTCTCCTGGCATTTCCTATCCCCCTCCTAGTGTCTGGTCAGGTTGACAGTGATCACCCAAAAGCAGATCTTCTCCTCTGATAATAaggttacccagttctcctccTGTGGAATGTGTTATGCCCCTGCACGATTATGGTTTTCTCACATTCTTTCTGCCTGTAACTACTACTTGAATTGTTTCAAAGACTTGTCAGTAAGTGCACAGCAGTGATCCGGAATGGTGCTGGCCCGATTTCGATACACTGCTTAGCTCTGGCTTCAGCATGACTGACTGTATGTGCATTGAACTTGGCATCAGTGTGTGTTGTCAATAAAATGTATGATCAATATCACAACTCAGATTGTTAACGTCCATTTTGCCCTGGCAACTAAATGCTTCACTATGCAAAGCTGAACTTTGATCCTTGATCCTGCAGCAGTTTCCTTGAAGCAAACCATGCATATTAACATCCTTCCCTTAACCCTGGCTCGTGTTTTCTTAAATGACACACCCACCAAAAGCTTTTCTGATGTAGCTGTCTTAGGTTCAATCGTGCTAGCATTTGAGTTGGCCTAGTGTGTTTTAGCCATTGTCCCTTTCAGTTATTTAAAGCTGTTTATCATTACATGAGGACATTTGAAGATAATTCTTGCGTGGACTCGTTTGGTGTCTtgattcattttccatttgAGACATTCGATCAACCAAATTATTCAATTTCCTAAGGCAGATTTTGTTCCACAGTACATAAATGGATGTTTACATGTTTTCCAAGTCATACTTCCCTGAGCCTCAGTCCCGTAATGAGCCAGCTCATGAAACGCAAACACTGATGCTAATGGTGTGGTGGTTCATTTAAGAAgagtctttcttcttcttctgctccaaGTGTAATTCGGGTCTGTAACTTCTTTTAGGCTTTGGCCAGTATGAGCTTGAACACGCAACCCATCTTAAATCTGGAAAAGTTCCAGGAAGGCCAAGAGATGCCGCTACTCCCTCCAGGACGAGAAAAAGCTTCACCATCCTCAACGGAGTTCAACCCCTTGATTTATGGAAATGACATTGACTCAGTGGACGTAGCCACCAGGCAAGCCCGCAGCCTATGTGTCTTGTTGATGCTCAAGTAATCGCAGAAGGAttaagtgttttttctttttctctcaggGTTGCCATGGTGCGGTTCTTCAACTCTCCAAATGTCCTGCAAGGTTTCCAGATGCACACTCGGACCCTGCGCCTCTTTCCTCGCCCGGTGGTGGCGTTCCAAGCCTCATCATTTCTTGCTTCACGGCCCAGACGATCTGGATTTGCTGACAAACTCTCCCACACTCAGGCTGTGGAGTTCTATGGAGAATGGGCCCTTAATCCCACCAACCTTGCTTTTCAGAGGATACATAATAgtaattaaatcattttttattgttttccatCTCCTGTAAGTGAAGCATGAACTCTGACAACaacacctttttatttttagatgtgTTTGATCCATCTTTAATTGGTGACAAACCCAAGTGGTACGCTCACCAGCTCCAGCCAGTGCACTACAGAGTGTATGATGGGAGCTCTCAGCTGGTTGAAGCTCTGGCTGGACCTTTGGATGATGAGGGCAATGATTCAGACCCAACAGACAGGTAAAAGGAAAGCATTTGATcacacacttttcttttcttactTTATTTAATGGCATTGGtgctgtttctttcttttttattaaataaagtaATGCATTTGTTTCAGTGGCAGTGACAGTGAAGCCTATGACGACTCCAGTTCCTCCTATTCTTCCCTTGGTGACCTTGTTAGTGAAATGATTCAAGGAGACATCCAGGGAGACACGCCAAGTAAGTTAGTCCATCATGGACAttgatgttgtgttttcaaACTGCAGTAAGCATCTTCACTAAATTTGTTCCCTAGGCTTGGAGCCTCCCTCTCATGCTGCTCTTGGGGATGCAAGCGAGGTTGAAGACTTTCAGGAGTTCAGGGAAGATAATGGCTTGGATGGACGACCCAGTGGCGACGGTCCAGCTGAATTAGCAGATGGCCAACCTCTGCGATCAAGCTCTAGTACAACTGCTAGCTCCAGTCCTAGTACAATAATCCAGGGAGTGAACCACGTAGGTGGTCCAGATGCATCACTTTATTTTCAGTACATTGCAGACAGGACACAAGTGCCTGTAAAGTTTGACCTTTATATAGACTAAAAAATAGATTAcattgatttctttctttttcaggaTCACGGTGACACAACTGAAATTGAGGCAAATACCACCACTGCTGCTGAGCAAAACCAGATCCCGGGACTGAACATCCAGCCGCCTCTTAGATCAGCACCCGATGCTGGCCTTGTGGACAGTAAAAAACAGGAGTATGATAACCCCTACTTTGAGCCTCAGTATGGCTTCCCCTCCGAGGATGACCCTGATGCAGAAGAGCAAGTGGAGTCATACACCCCTCGATTCAACCAGAACCTCAATGGCAACAAGTGTGTTAAACTTGTTCATCACTTGAATGAATGTATCGCCATCATTCAAATGGGCTCTTTGACCAACCATGTTTACTAACAAAACTCAGCATGTTGCTACCTCTCCATCCTTTCATGGTGGTCTTGAATCTCTGGTGGTGTGATGTTCTGTGGTGGCCCGAATGAGTCCCTCGTGTGGCTTACAAAGGTTGTTATTGTGCCGTTAAACAGCCATTTAATCGTGTCCTTGTCTTTAAGGGTGTCTCGCCCACTGCGGCCCAACAGTCTGAGGCTTCCTGGGGAGTCTGATGGAGAGGGCGATTCTCATAACAGCTCACCAAACTCCACAATTTCCAACAGCAGCAACGATGGATTTGGAGGACTCATGTCCTTTGCTAGTATGAAGACGTTTTTCTACCAATTTATATCAAAGACAATCATTTTATTCAAGCTGTAATTTAATTCAGTAGTCAGTTAAGTACGTCGATTActagtttttttgtttactgttcCTCTCATTACCTATTGAGATCTGTTCAGCGAGAGACattgatgggttttttttttattataaaaacTTCTCTATATTGTCCATGTCTTCAGGTAATCTTTACAAGAACCATGGGACCAGTTTCAGTCTTTCCAATTTGGCTCTTCCCAACAAAGCGGCGAGGGAGAAAGCGACACCATTCCCCAGTCTCAAAGGTATGATGATGTGACACTACCCCTTTTACTAATCGAACAAAAGCAGTTGCTGCACTATTTTGTTCAGGAaattaggggaaaaaaaaatctacattaaTGAAATTCGAAATTCTAGTAGCGatagaaaaatgttttatattcatattGCTGTTTACTGTTCATACAGCCTTTGTTCATACTACTATAGTTCCAAGTACTTCCAATATAAGTGatatatttacacttttttttctctgcctctTTTTCCCCacaattgtttatttgtacgaaagaatattttaatattgatattgaggaggagatggagcaaGCAGGTGTGTAGAACTGCGTTTTGAAGCCTGACTTTATTTCCCCTCTGGCTTGCCAAATCAGTATGGCACTATTTGAAGGAGAATATTGAGGACAAATTCTACGTTTTTCTCTCAAAGGAAAATCCACACAGTAGTATAGTTGCCTTTCACAAATATCTTTTGGACTATTTCGAATTAatatgtcatttaaaatgaaaataagtgaTATTTTAAGCCACAGGTAGTATTAACATTTTTGTACTATTATCATTGTTTGTGATGTAATTGGTGTGCACCAGAATGTAGTCTGGTTAACTAGTATTTATTGGTCATCAATGAGTTATAAGGTTATTTGTCAAATTTTGATTGTCACCAGTCAGCACCAGCACTTGTCCCTATAACGCTATGCAAAGCATATAGGACAGGAAAGCTGTATGCTTTTCCTGTATTAATGGCAATCATGATCTCTCAGCAAATTCTTCAGTCgcatttttcattgaaatatttctGCAGCAGTTAAGTATATCATGCACAGTACTCATTCAGTTCAATACAATTCAGACCACAGGGAGTCTTTCAGATGTTGACAATGCAGCGGTGGCTTTGGTAGAACAACTGATCTGCTGCAAATGCTTTTCTGCTAATGTTTCAGATATTCACTTTATTCAACCCATCCAccagtatatactgtataaatgATAGACACAAAGGGGATTCTCTTATGCACTCATTTGAGATCTCAAGAACCTAAGACCTTTTGCTTTAGCTGGCATTCTCTGCGGCAGGATGGAGTGTGGTTCAGGATTACGCATATCGTTTTCTATTTTGGGACCATAGTGTTGAGCTCCCATCCGTCTTACAAGGTTTTGAGTCCTGTAGAAACTGGATTTGACTTTAATTGAGAGCAAAAACGAATGAAGCATGGAACTCTAGACTCAATACCTCCACTTCTTGTGGAATAGTTGCCATAAAAAAATCTTCTGTTCCTTTCAAtatgtgttttgtctttgttgttcaGATGCCCCGGACAGCCCGGGTATGTTATGTCTGATGTGATAGTTTGTACTAGCTTCCTTACCCACCCTGACTAAAGCTTGATTATATCTGGAAGTAAGCCCTGTATTTGATACTAATCAAGCGCAGGAATCAAAATAGCATCCAGTTCCTTTAGAACAGTaggtttgttttcctcttccatCACCGTGTCACCATGACAATTTCAACATCATAGACATTCTCTCAACATCTATTATATGCATTTCCTCTTgtctaagaaaaaaaataacccaATAGTGTCCTCTTTTATCGACTCAAAATGTGCAACCAAATCCATTCTGTTTCCAAATGTCTCGATGATCATGTGTGCTTTGAGCTTGTCGTTTGTTGTgtgacttcctgtccacttcccTCCtagctgttttaaaaataacacaCTTTACATGGTGGATTCTTTGAAATAACAGCTTCATTATTTTGTACACTTTTTTGTCTGACATAACAATCCGAACCAACATACTCACTTATCATCATTTGGGCGATTTATTAACTTGCTGGTCACTTAAAGGGTTGATGCGTACATTTGAAcatctagattttttttctgttcttttcatttatttgtttcttaATTTGGTGCTTTACTTACATTTCCCTGTGTCTTGTTGAGTTTGCAtggtttggttttcttttgggTTGATGTTTGGACTGGTTGCGTCTGGGCTGGTGTCCCCTTCTCTTCACTTTTGCACGGCACTAATTCTGGCTTTTGTGTGCAGTATTTGGTCTAAATTCTCTAATGGAGATTATAACAGAGGCCGGACCGGGGAGTGGAGAAGGTGGGTTCTGCCCTATTGTTGAGCGAGCTGCATGCGTCTCAGAGCCAGTCAGCTACATCTCCCCAAGTCATTCTCCCATTGAAGCCTGTGATTTGTCATTGTGCTTACTGCACCATCGAGCATCAACTGCTGTGCTACTCCCTGTTTTGTTCCACCTTTCGTTAAGTGGGATTTTGTTGATCATTTGtagataaaatgaaacaattatAATTTAAATTTGAGTTATCTTCTTTCATTGGCAGCAAACTTGTCCGACCAATGTTTATGAAATTATGGATATAGAGGTCCTGTTTCCTACTTTTATTTGTGAGAAGGATCTCTTTTTCAAAATTCTagaaataaaaacttttttttacacattaacCCTTTTTTTACATTACCATagtcctttttttgtttaatgtacTCTTTAATGTACtgttaatgtattttttatttgtttcaaatttgTATTATTTGCTTGTCTGTTCAGtggcaatatattttttttttttctgtaaagcATTTATGCATGCACCCATGTAGACACTCTCACACGCATCCACtcaaaatgcatgaaaatagGGAAGTGTCAcaacatctaaaaaaaatagcatATATAAATTACAAGAATGTCTCATACGTTTCTTTTCCCAAGTTCCATATATGAACAGacctttgctttgtttgtgtgtgtgtattttttctATCAAGTGGATTCACCAAAGACCCATGTAAAATTAAACAAATTGAATAAAGGCAAACATTAGTGTATTTTGACCAGAGTTTGTCATGGCTACTTGATGCCAGttagcagcaacaacagcactATTATACGTTTTCTGACACTCATTCACTGCATAGTTTTCACTGATGTGTGAAGCCACCACTTAAAgcactctgtgtttgtgtgtctttcatTGTGTCCTTAATTTGTCCTTCACCCCTAGCTGtactaaaaatagaaaaagttgTGTATTCCCTCAAAACATAGTTCAAACTCAGATGACACTTGTACAGAGACCTAATTAATCTGCCTCCTGTGTCAAGTCCGCTCCAAAAGTCTTCTTGTCTACTGCAGTTTTTCATTGTCTGGGTTTCCCACCAGGAGCTCGAGCGCCTCGAGCACTTGTAGACCAAAAGTCCTCTGTGATCAAGCACAGTCAGACTGTGAAGCGAGAGTCCCCGTCCCCTCAAGGTCGTGTCAACAATACAAGGTGAAATACATTCTCATTGGTTTGTTTTATCAATGACATAAGTAAATGTATTGTAATACCAATTTGCCGATGCAGTGAGAACCAGCAGTTTTTGAAGGAGGTGGTGCAGAGCGTTCTGGACGGACAAGGAGTCGGCTGGCTCAACATGAAAAAAGTGCGTCGCCTGCTGGAGAACGAGCAGCTCCGTGTCTTTGTTCTGAGTAAGCTGAACAGAGCTGTGCAGTCAGAGGAGGATGCCCGACAAGAGATTATACGTGATGTGGTAAGATTATTGTGGATCCAAGTAGGTTCAGGCAAAGTGTGTTCACGTCTCCTCTAACCAGTTCTATGTTTGAGGAGCCTGCAAGGCTTGTTTTTTAATCCTTTTGAATTGTTGAAACTTTGTTCTTAGGAGGTTAGCAGGAAGGTGTACAAAGGAATGTTGGACATCTTGAAGTGCACGGTGTCCAGTCTGGAGCATTCCTACACTAACGCTGGCCTGGGAGGAATGGCCAGTGTCTTCAGCTTGTTGGAGATAGCACGGACACATTATCAAACAAAAGGTttgtatgtagctcaaatctatTATTTTCCAACATGTGTGTAGCTTTCTTGCTAAGatgaaaaaacatcaataaatgcTAACATGTCCATGTTTTCTGCTTGTATTCCAACCTGCCTGCTGAAAAAGATAAACTCTTGCTCTTAACTGCaccttttctctttttctgctttttgttgAACTGTTTTTATACATTGACATTTTGCAACGTAAGACCCTGAAAAACGCAAGCGAAGCCCGACTGACAGTACCGGCAGTCCCGGGAACAAGGAGAGTCCCACGGGCCGCACAGAGCCTGCCCGACCCCAAGGTCTTCTGAATGTTCCCCATCTGCAGCTACCCCACCACAATACGGGCAGAGGCACTCGCCATTTTGACACCCGCAGTCTGAATGAAGAAAACTTTATTGCTTCGATCGGTGTGTACCCCACCCTGGCCTTGGTTGCATGTGCACCGTGAGATCTTGTGAAAGCACATAACCCCACGAAATCGCCCTATTCATTGAGGCAGTTTCTGATGAATTCCGGACAAATATTCCATACACTTGGCAGCAATAAACCCGATCTGAGATTCCCAAATTCTATGTAGACTTGTTTGCACTCAGAAATATAAGCCTGAAGTCAAAATATTGGTTTTTGATTGTCAAAATATTTCTATATGTTTGGAATATTTCCCTCTATCCCAGCATGATTAGTGTTTGTCTTGGCTTCTCTGATCCTCTTTTGCCCTGTTTGGAGTCTTGCTGTCAGTTTCCTAGCACCAtaaatgcatgtgtttgtttgtctttttacgTGATACCTAAATCTGCAGTAGTGGACGAGGGAAAATCAGAAGAAGCACTTGGATTAAATTGGTTCTCATCTGTGCCTTTACTGCAGGTTTCTGCGAGGCTCGCTGTAGATAATTGCAGTTCCCTTTGCTCTCAGCATGGAGGGGGGATTCATCACTCCCCGGTATACAGTCCCAGTAAGCAAACAAATTTCACAGCAGGGTGTTTGGTTTCTTCTCATTAGAAAAGAGCCAACCCAATAGCCTGTTCAAACTACTCCCACGTGATTTTCTGTGATTACTTCTGGGTCTGTATACGGGGGACACGTGTGGTGAACCACTCCGACTCCTACTTGCATTTCTCTCCTTCGAGTTGCACCCCCAATTCTACAGAATGCTGTGAGACGTGCATCCCAGCTTCTGCAACGGCTCCATTTCAACTGCTGGCTAGTCAGCCACCCAACCACATCCCATGCTCTTTTAAGAATACTCCTCCCCACTGCTCTTGAGAGCCAGCTTTCAGTGAGCTGGAGTCAGCATGTGGCTCTCCAGGACTTTGGGGCCTGTAGACTTCCATTTGATGTCATGTAGCTGTAGTAACTATAAGACGCAGCTACATGCAAACACCACAAAacactcagttttaaaatgtttttatttcttatgATTTTAATGCTCATCCACCATACATGCCTTTTCAATCTGCTCTCTgactctctctgtctttctctccttGCTTGCAATGCATCTTGGGTAGAATTGTGGAGCAAGCACCAGGATAAGCAAAAAGCTATGGAAAAACCGCAGAGTAAGAGACTACACAcaccaaaacagaacaaaaaatagGCTGTTCAACTGTTTTCCTTTCCCCCTTAGCTCTTTCCAAAAAGAGATGCAATAGAGCTTACTGCATACGTG harbors:
- the madd gene encoding MAP kinase-activating death domain protein isoform X14 yields the protein MEKKKMCPRLLDYLVVVGARQPSSESVAQTPQLLRRYPLEDHHDFPLPPDVVFFCQPEGCLSIRQRRVSLRDDSSFVFTLTDKDSGITRYGICVNFYRSFQRGHHRSRADKSGHTEASTQGGDTISVGSDNSSGGPSSTLSPAKNTEATHHVSGEGGGQSAPDSNIGKSPQHRRSAAKMAARNRNSTLTSLCILSHYPFFSTFRECLYILKRLVDCCSQRLTQRAGLPRATQRDTMWRIFTGALSVEEKGSQLLADLREIESWVYRLLRSPVPIPGQRRVDVEVLPTDLKLSLTFALPDNSRFSMVDFPLHLPLELLGVDACLQVLSCVLLEHKVILQSRDYNALSMSVMAFVAMIYPLEYMFPVIPLLPTCMASAEQLLLAPTPYIIGVPASFFLYKSDFKMPDDIWLVDLDSSKVIAPTNAEILPPLPEPEALELKKHLKQCLVRLTVITQKQIFSSDNKALASMSLNTQPILNLEKFQEGQEMPLLPPGREKASPSSTEFNPLIYGNDIDSVDVATRVAMVRFFNSPNVLQGFQMHTRTLRLFPRPVVAFQASSFLASRPRRSGFADKLSHTQAVEFYGEWALNPTNLAFQRIHNNVFDPSLIGDKPKWYAHQLQPVHYRVYDGSSQLVEALAGPLDDEGNDSDPTDSGSDSEAYDDSSSSYSSLGDLVSEMIQGDIQGDTPSLEPPSHAALGDASEVEDFQEFREDNGLDGRPSGDGPAELADGQPLRSSSSTTASSSPSTIIQGVNHDHGDTTEIEANTTTAAEQNQIPGLNIQPPLRSAPDAGLVDSKKQEYDNPYFEPQYGFPSEDDPDAEEQVESYTPRFNQNLNGNKVSRPLRPNSLRLPGESDGEGDSHNSSPNSTISNSSNDGFGGLMSFASNLYKNHGTSFSLSNLALPNKAAREKATPFPSLKEYFNIDIEEEMEQAVFGLNSLMEIITEAGPGSGEGARAPRALVDQKSSVIKHSQTVKRESPSPQGRVNNTSENQQFLKEVVQSVLDGQGVGWLNMKKVRRLLENEQLRVFVLSKLNRAVQSEEDARQEIIRDVEVSRKVYKGMLDILKCTVSSLEHSYTNAGLGGMASVFSLLEIARTHYQTKELWSKHQDKQKAMEKPQRSEGAKHQRPPVTDAEEKKSQISSDSGLSVSGSQKSDTESATSSEPPILTRSTSQDSEASTVISNSSGETLGADSDLSSTAGDGLGGRQLAHLTLSRGTLSDSEIETNPATSAVFGKTHTLKPGAKEHLPAMTKGPPAQPLEDLSMRIYLCEGLLGRDKSSVWDQLEDAAMETFSLSKERSTLWDQVQFWEDAYLDAVMLEREGMGMDQGPQEMIERYLSLGEHDRKRLEDDEDKLLATLLHNMIAYMLMLKVNKNDIRKKVRRLMGKSHIGLTYSQEINELLDKLANMNGRELSIRPCGSRHIKKQTFVVHAGTDTTGDIFFMEVCDDCIVLRSNIGTVYERWWYEKLINMTYCPKTKVLCLWRRNGQETQLNKFYTKKCRELYYCVKDSMEKAAARQQSIKPGPELGGEFPVQDMKTGEGGLLQVTLEGINLKFMHSQVFIELSHIKKCNTVKGVFVLEEFVPETKEVVIHKYKTPMAHQICYSVLCLFSYVAAVKGKEAEGKAKILSPRPLPS